A single region of the Brachypodium distachyon strain Bd21 chromosome 3, Brachypodium_distachyon_v3.0, whole genome shotgun sequence genome encodes:
- the LOC100846430 gene encoding uncharacterized protein LOC100846430 — protein MAFSSVFRRVNVEELISNVSMYTSATESSGAMSLVFRRWATKKTAGSTKNGRDSNPKYLGVKKFGGEKVEPGNIIVRQRGTRFHPGNYVGMGKDHTLFSLKEGHVRFECHKLTGRKWIHVDPVAGHVLHPVYANGSTTAVDMEQL, from the exons ATGGCTTTCTCATCAGTTTTCAGGAGAGTAAATGTCGAAGAACTAATCTCAAATGTTTCGATGTACACTAGCGCAACAG AGTCATCTGGAGCAATGAGCTTGGTATTTAGGCGTTGGGCCACCAAAAAGACTGCTGGATCAACAAAAAATGGCCGTGATTCTAACCCCAAGTATTTGGGTGTTAAGAAGTTTGGTGGAGAG AAAGTGGAACCAGGAAACATCATTGTTCGCCAAAGAGGAACCCGGTTTCATCCTGGAAACTATGTTGGCATGGGGAAGGATCACACTCTCTTTAGTCTGAAGGAAGGCCACGTTCGATTCGAGTGCCACAAGCTGACTGGCAGGAAGTGGATCCATGTTGATCCTGTAGCTGGGCACGTACTCCACCCTGTCTACGCAAATGGCTCCACCACCGCAGTTGATATGGAGCAACTGTAG
- the LOC100824812 gene encoding galacturonosyltransferase 8: MDVATGIPRRAAHPVSVLVLLLLLAAAAPAAHGGSAAVNGDRLRAEQIRKQASDAAASAAALAAASRRLHLDRARHLRLLSSLHRNLTSTLQELGAASASASEPASQGDQVRRLDLQAKDLIRAARAAIADAKPLFDPQLKIQRLKDAIFAQNELLARAKKRGAFASLIAAKSIPKPLHCLAVRLTAERIALPDKFADPVPPPAALEDASLFHYAIFSDNVLAASVVVRSAVANSVDPSKHVFHVVTDRMNLGAMQVIICLMDLKGAHYEVKAYEDYKFLNSSYVPVLRQLESANLQKFYFENKLENATKDASNMKFRNPKYLSMLNHLRFYLPEMYPKLQQILFLDDDVVVQRDLTGLWKIDMDGKVNGAVETCFGSFHRYWQYMNFSHPLIKEKFNPNACGWAYGMNFFDLDSWRREKSTEQYHYWQNHNENRTLWKLGTLPPGLITFYSTTKPLDKSWHVLGLGYNPSISMEEIRNAAVVHFNGNMKPWLDIGMNQFRHLWTKYVDYGDSFIRQCNFAPP; this comes from the exons ATGGACGTCGCTACAGGAATCCCTAGACGCGCCGCGCATCCCGTTTCCGTTctcgtgctcctcctcctcctagccgccgccgcaccggcCGCCCACGGCGGCTCCGCGGCCGTGAACGGCGACCGCCTCCGCGCGGAGCAGATCCGGAAGCAGGCCTCTgacgcggccgcctccgccgccgccctcgcagcggcctcccgccgcctccacctcgacCGCgcgcgccacctccgcctcctgtCCTCCCTCCACCGCAACCTCACCTCTACGCTCCAGGAACtaggcgccgcctccgcgtccGCGTCCGAGCCGGCGTCCCAGGGCGATCAGGTGCGCCGCCTCGACCTCCAGGCCAAGGACCTGATCCGCGCCGCCCGGGCAGCCATCGCCGACGCCAAGCCGCTGTTCGACCCGCAGCTCAagatccagcgcctcaagGACGCAATCTTCGCGCAGAACGAGCTGCTCGCGCGCGCCAAGAAGCGCGGCGCGTTCGCCTCCCTCATCGCCGCCAAATCCATACCCAAGCCACTCCACTGCCTCGCTGTCCGCCTCACCGCCGAGCGGATCGCGCTGCCCGACAAGTTCGCGGACCCGGTGCCGCCGCCAGCTGCACTAGAGGACGCCTCACTGTTCCACTACGCCATCTTCTCCGATAATGTGCTCGCCGCCTCCGTTGTGGTCCGCTCCGCCGTGGCCAACTCGGTGGACCCCTCAAAGCACGTCTTCCACGTAGTCACCGACCGGATGAACCTCGGAGCCATGCAG GTGATAATCTGCCTAATGGACTTAAAAGGTGCACACTATGAGGTTAAAGCGTATGAAGATTACAAATTTCTTAACTCCTCCTATGTTCCTGTGCTCCGGCAACTGGAGTCTGCAAACCTCCAGAAATTCTATTTTGAGAATAAGCTTGAGAATGCCACCAAAGATGCTAGTAATATGAAGTTTAGGAATCCAAAGTATCTCTCAATGCTTAACCACTTGCGATTCTACTTGCCTGAGATGTACCCAAAGCTGCAGCAGATTCTTTTCCTGGACGATGATGTTGTGGTACAGCGAGATCTTACAGGATTGTGGAAGATTGACATGGATGGCAAGGTGAATGGAGCAGTAGAAACGTGTTTTGGATCGTTTCATCGGTATTGGCAGTATATGAACTTCTCGCACCCCCTTATCAAAGAGAAGTTTAATCCTAATGCATGTGGATGGGCTTACGGCATGAATTTCTTCGATCTTGATTCTTGGAGGAGGGAGAAATCTACTGAGCAGTACCATTACTGGCAGAATCAT AACGAGAACCGTACACTATGGAAGTTGGGAACATTGCCTCCGGGTTTAATCACATTCTACTCGACGACAAAGCCTCTGGACAAATCTTGGCATGTTCTTGGGCTGGGATACAATCCAAGCATCAGCATGGAAGAGATTAGAAACGCTGCTGTCGTGCATTTTAATGGTAATATGAAGCCCTGGCTGGATATTGGTATGAACCAGTTCAGGCACCTTTGGACAAAATACGTTGATTATGGCGATTCCTTCATTCGTCAGTGCAATTTCGCACCACCATAG